The Vitis riparia cultivar Riparia Gloire de Montpellier isolate 1030 chromosome 10, EGFV_Vit.rip_1.0, whole genome shotgun sequence genome includes a region encoding these proteins:
- the LOC117923997 gene encoding E3 ubiquitin-protein ligase WAV3-like, translated as MAGSWNKLKKSLSLKLSSHSVPSLPRSPDIPRNDVVRSPSSRSSSSSSSTSMFSRSFSTRSSKKTCAICLGNLKTGQGQAIFTAECSHSFHFNCIASSVRHGNQLCPICRSKWRDVPFQAPANIGDPQCNGMGRARVSPYHPPPEDFHGQTPRNLQPLSPQSPEPRHFSDDEPLVVNSAESADPTSPVSLSRPQLVTVKALPELPAITASESFRTFAVLVGIKAPALLDDAHLLDRAPIDLVAVLDVSGSMAGSKLSLLKRAVCFLIQNLGPSDRLSIVSFSSTARRIFPLRRMSDNGREAAGLAINSLTSSGGTNIVEGLKKGVRVLEERSEQNPVASIILLSDGKDTYNCDNVNRRQTSHCASSNPRQVLEYLNLLPASICPRNRESGDEGRQAIIPVHTFGFGSDHDSTAMHAISDESGGTFSFIESVATVQDAFAMCIGGLLSVVAQELRLTVKSVSPGVHIESIPSGKYLSEICDQGQQGVIDVGDLYAEEGKEFLIYLTVPELSSAEGEERVKRTTLLDVMCSYKDSVSKEVVQVECEKVEIRRPEVLSPMDMIVCLEVDRQRNRLWVAEGIAEAQRMAETGNLEGAKAVLAHRRSTLLSSASAQAGDGLCNWLESELREIRQRMASMELYEQTGRAYVLSGLSSHSWQRATTRGDSTTQITLLSRECGDSSTSGVIGYETPSMVSMVTKSQTLNLTPAQQSRRLNKSCSFNPRSG; from the exons aTGGCGGGTTCCTGGAACAAATTGAAGAAATCGCTCTCTCTCAAGCTCTCTTCTCACTCCGTCCCCTCTTTGCCTCGCTCTCCCGACATTCCAAGAAATGACGTCGTTCGGTCTCCGTCGTCGcgctcctcctcctcctcctcttccacTTCCATGTTCTCCCGGAGCTTCAGCACCCGATCCTCCAAG AAAACATGTGCCATTTGCTTGGGAAACCTGAAAACCGGACAAGGCCAGGCAATTTTCACCGCTGAATGCTCCCATTCCTTCCACTTCAACTGCATTGCTTCAAGTGTTAGGCATGGAAACCAGCTCTGCCCTATCTGCCGCTCCAAATGGAGAGACGTCCCTTTCCAAGCCCCTGCCAACATTGGTGATCCTCAATGTAATGGCATGGGTCGGGCCCGTGTCTCTCCCTATCATCCTCCTCCTGAAGATTTTCATGGCCAAACCCCTCGTAACCTCCAACCACTATCCCCACAGTCACCTGAGCCACGCCACTTCTCAGATGATGAGCCCCTTGTGGTCAACAGTGCAGAGTCTGCAGACCCTACCTCACCTGTCTCACTCTCTCGGCCCCAGCTTGTAACTGTCAAGGCCCTCCCAGAGTTGCCTGCAATCACTGCTTCAGAATCCTTCCGCACATTTGCAGTTCTTGTGGGCATTAAGGCACCAGCTCTTCTTGATGATGCCCACCTTCTTGATCGTGCTCCCATAGATCTTGTTGCCGTGCTGGATGTTAGTGGCAGCATGGCTGGCTCAAAGCTTTCCCTTCTCAAGCGTGCTGTCTGCTTTCTCATACAGAACCTGGGCCCTTCCGATCGACTTTCAATTGTCTCTTTCTCATCAACAGCTCGAAGAATCTTCCCTCTTCGAAGGATGTCTGACAATGGCCGTGAAGCTGCTGGTCTAGCCATTAATTCTCTTACATCTAGTGGGGGGACCAACATTGTGGAAGGACTCAAGAAAGGGGTCCGGGTCCTTGAAGAACGGAGTGAACAGAATCCAGTAGCAAGCATCATCCTCCTATCTGATGGCAAAGACACATACAACTGTGATAATGTCAACCGGCGCCAAACCTCACATTGTGCTTCCTCCAATCCAAGACAGGTATTGGAATATCTGAACCTGTTACCTGCTTCCATCTGTCCTAGGAACAGAGAATCTGGAGATGAGGGCAGACAGGCAATTATCCCTGTTCACACATTTGGCTTTGGGTCAGACCACGACTCCACTGCAATGCATGCTATCTCAGATGAATCAGGTGGCACATTTTCCTTCATTGAATCTGTTGCCACTGTACAAGATGCCTTCGCCATGTGCATTGGTGGTCTTCTTAGTGTTGTTGCTCAGGAACTTCGGCTCACAGTCAAGTCAGTATCACCTGGAGTCCATATTGAATCAATACCCTCAGGAAAATACTTGAGTGAAATTTGTGATCAGGGTCAGCAAGGTGTAATAGATGTTGGAGATTTATATGCAGAGGAGGGGAAAGAATTTCTGATCTATCTTACAGTTCCAGAACTTTCATCTGCTGAAGGTGAGGAAAGGGTGAAAAGGACAACATTATTGGATGTCATGTGCTCATACAAAGATTCGGTGTCAAAGGAAGTTGTCCAGGTAGAATGCGAGAAAGTTGAGATAAGGCGGCCTGAGGTTTTGTCTCCTATGGACATGATTGTATGCTTGGAGGTGGATAGGCAGCGGAATCGTCTGTGGGTGGCAGAAGGTATTGCAGAGGCACAGAGAATGGCAGAGACCGGAAATCTAGAGGGTGCAAAGGCTGTGCTGGCACACCGGAGATCAACTCTCTTATCTTCGGCATCAGCTCAAGCTGGAGATGGTCTCTGCAACTGGCTTGAATCTGAGCTGAGAGAAATTAGGCAGAGAATGGCTAGCATGGAGTTGTATGAGCAGACTGGACGGGCTTATGTCCTCTCAGGGTTGAGCTCACACTCATGGCAGAGGGCCACAACTAGGGGTGACTCAACAACTCAAATCACATTGTTAAGCAGAGAATGTGGAGACTCAAGCACAAGTGGGGTCATCGGTTATGAAACTCCAAGTATGGTTAGCATGGTGACAAAGTCACAGACTCTCAACTTGACACCTGCGCAGCAATCTCGACGACTAAACAAGTCATGCAGCTTCAATCCACGATCTGGATAA